In a single window of the Elaeis guineensis isolate ETL-2024a chromosome 4, EG11, whole genome shotgun sequence genome:
- the LOC105042912 gene encoding silicon efflux transporter LSI2: MALASTVSVVLGSIAFGIFWVLAVFPAVPFLPIGRTAGSLLGGLLMVVFRVVTPDQAYGAIDMPILGLLFGTMVVSIYLERAHMFKYLGRLLSWKCKGGKDLLCRICLISALSSAVFTNDTSCIVLTEFVLKLARQHNLPPKPFLLALASSANVGSSATPIGNPQNLVIAVQGKIPFGKFFMGILPAMLIGVVVNIVLILCMYWKELTITKTEEEVMEEGVVQEEVLSHKFSPARMSHTPERNATPGKKAEEGVMEEPAMEDEISSHKFSPARMSHMTPEVVHGNDAEKSSSWTGGFTKPSLQVSDVKKLLAKKTLILKTCVYLVTVGMLIALLMGLNMSWTAITAALVLVVIDFKDAGPCLEKVSYSLLIFFCGMFITVDGFNRTGLPGALWNALEPYARINHASGVAVLSLVILLLSNVASNVPTVLLLGGQVARSAAALSPADETKAWLILAWVSTVAGNLSLLGSAANLIVCEQARRSQHYGYTLTFWGHIVFGVPSTLIVTAIGLPLIRG, translated from the exons ATGGCCCTCGCATCAACAGTTTCGGTAGTTCTGGGCTCAATTGCCTTCGGAATATTTTGGGTGCTAGCTGTTTTCCCTGCAGTTCCCTTCCTCCCTATAGGAAGAACTGCTGGATCTCTACTTGGTGGCTTGCTAATGGTCGTCTTCCGAGTCGTCACCCCCgaccaagcctacggtgccatcgACATGCCTATCCTCGGCCTCCTCTTTGGGACCATGGTGGTCAGCATCTATCTCGAAAGAGCCCACATGTTCAAATACTTGGGTCGCCTGCTTTCATGGAAGTGCAAAGGTGGCAAGGACTTGCTATGCCGAATCTGCCTTATTTCGGCCTTGTCCAGTGCAGTATTCACCAATGACACCTCCTGCATTGTGCTTACAGAGTTTGTTCTCAAGCTCGCAAGGCAGCATAACCTGCCACCCAAACCATTCCTTCTAGCATTAGCATCCAGTGCCAATGTTGGGTCCTCTGCAACTCCCATTGGTAACCCACAGAACTTGGTTATAGCTGTTCAGGGTAAAATTCCTTTTGGAAAATTCTTCATGGGAATCCTCCCTGCGATGCTAATTGGGGTGGTTGTCAACATAGTTCTCATTCTATGCATGTATTGGAAAGAACTAACAATTACCAAGACTGAAGAGGAGGTGATGGAGGAGGGGGTCGTTCAGGAAGAAGTCCTCTCCCATAAATTCTCTCCTGCAAGAATGTCTCATACCCCAGAGAGGAACGCAACGCCCGGTAAGAAGGCTGAGGAAGGGGTGATGGAGGAGCCAGCCATGGAGGATGAGATTAGCTCCCATAAATTCTCTCCTGCGAGAATGTCGCATATGACCCCCGAGGTGGTTCATGGGAATGATGCCGAGAAGAGTAGTTCATGGACTGGTGGCTTTACAAAGCCTTCTTTGCAAGTCTCTGATGTGAAGAAACTTTTAGCCAAGAAGACCTTAATCCTGAAGACCTGTGTTTATCTTGTGACTGTTGGGATGCTGATCGCTTTGCTTATGGGACTAAATATGTCATGGACTGCTATCACTGCTGCCCTTGTGCTTGTAGTTATTGATTTCAAAGATGCAGGACCCTGCCTTGAGAAG GTTTCATACTCCCTACTGATATTCTTCTGTGGAATGTTCATCACTGTGGATGGATTCAACAGAACCGGGTTACCAGGTGCTTTGTGGAACGCCTTGGAGCCTTATGCACGTATCAACCATGCCAGTGGAGTGGCAGTGCTCTCCCTAGTGATACTGCTGCTCTCAAATGTTGCATCAAACGTACCAACTG TGCTCCTGCTTGGAGGTCAGGTGGCGAGATCAGCAGCAGCACTATCTCCGGCGGATGAGACAAAGGCATGGCTCATACTTGCATGGGTGAGCACGGTGGCTGGCAACCTATCCCTCCTTGGCTCAGCTGCCAACTTGATTGTTTGTGAACAAGCACGGCGGTCGCAGCATTATGGGTACACTCTCACCTTCTGGGGCCATATTGTTTTTGGGGTCCCATCTACGTTGATCGTAACGGCCATCGGTCTGCCTCTCATCAGAGGTTAg
- the LOC140857321 gene encoding silicon efflux transporter LSI3-like, with the protein MSQVSYSLLIFFCGMFITVDGFNRTGLPGALWNALEPYARINHASGVAVLSLVILLLSNVASNVPTVLLLGGQVARSAAALSPADETKAWLILAWVSTVAGNLSLLGSAANLIVCEQARRSQHYGYTLTFWGHIVFGVPSTLIVTAIGLPLIRG; encoded by the exons ATGTCTCAGGTTTCATACTCCCTACTGATATTCTTCTGTGGAATGTTCATCACTGTGGATGGATTCAACAGAACCGGGTTACCAGGTGCTTTGTGGAACGCCTTGGAGCCTTATGCACGTATCAACCATGCCAGTGGAGTGGCAGTGCTCTCCCTAGTGATACTGCTGCTCTCAAATGTTGCATCAAACGTACCAACTG TGCTCCTGCTTGGAGGTCAGGTGGCGAGATCAGCAGCAGCACTATCTCCGGCGGATGAGACAAAGGCATGGCTCATACTTGCATGGGTGAGCACGGTGGCTGGCAACCTATCCCTCCTTGGCTCAGCTGCCAACTTGATTGTTTGTGAACAAGCACGGCGGTCGCAGCATTATGGGTACACTCTCACCTTCTGGGGCCATATTGTTTTTGGGGTCCCATCTACGTTGATCGTAACGGCCATCGGTCTGCCTCTCATCAGAGGTTAg